A window of the Xiashengella succiniciproducens genome harbors these coding sequences:
- a CDS encoding glutamate-5-semialdehyde dehydrogenase — protein MLAEAQIVKARDAVSTMIQLDNEVINKVLLDLADRACANIPDLLRSNKLDLDQMPKEDPRYDRLMLTEDRIKTIAADLRNVASLNSPLGDVLEERTMPNGLKLKKLRVPMGVVGVIYEARPNVTFDVFALCFKSGNVSVLKGGQDAWNSNQAIVRLIKASLEAFNISEEVVQLLPPERDAATSLMNAVGYVDLLIPRGSQGLINSVRDNSKVPVIETGAGVVHTYFDATGDKELGRKVIFNAKTRRVSVCNALECLIIDESRLGDLPYLVEPMAEKDVRIEADAPSYAALKGHYPATLLREAGEEAFGKEHLDYVLSVKTAASMDEALKHIAKYSTRHSEGIITTSEANKQRFFREVDAAAVYANTSTAFTDGAQFGMGAEIGISTQKLHARGPMALPELTSYKWLVESEGLTRP, from the coding sequence ATGCTGGCAGAAGCTCAAATTGTAAAAGCTAGGGATGCTGTATCGACTATGATACAGTTGGATAATGAGGTGATAAACAAGGTGCTGCTTGACCTTGCAGACAGAGCCTGTGCAAATATTCCCGACCTGCTCAGGTCCAATAAGCTTGACCTGGATCAGATGCCCAAGGAGGATCCCCGCTATGACAGGCTAATGCTTACCGAAGACCGGATCAAAACCATCGCAGCAGATCTGCGGAATGTGGCATCTCTGAACTCTCCCCTTGGGGACGTGCTTGAAGAGAGGACTATGCCCAATGGGCTTAAGCTTAAGAAGCTTAGAGTACCAATGGGTGTCGTGGGTGTTATTTATGAGGCCCGTCCCAATGTTACTTTCGATGTCTTTGCCCTCTGCTTTAAGTCTGGAAATGTATCAGTATTGAAAGGTGGGCAGGATGCATGGAACTCAAATCAGGCAATAGTTAGATTAATAAAGGCAAGCCTTGAGGCTTTTAATATTTCCGAAGAGGTGGTACAGCTACTGCCCCCTGAGAGGGATGCAGCTACCTCACTGATGAATGCAGTGGGATATGTGGACCTGCTTATCCCACGTGGTTCGCAAGGACTTATCAACTCGGTAAGGGACAACTCAAAAGTCCCTGTTATCGAGACAGGAGCAGGAGTGGTGCATACCTATTTTGATGCAACAGGTGATAAGGAATTGGGACGCAAGGTAATATTCAACGCCAAGACCCGTCGTGTCAGCGTGTGCAATGCATTGGAATGCCTTATCATTGATGAATCCAGATTAGGTGATCTGCCATATCTGGTAGAACCTATGGCAGAGAAGGATGTCCGCATCGAGGCTGATGCACCATCCTATGCAGCACTTAAGGGACATTATCCAGCCACCCTGCTTAGGGAGGCCGGGGAGGAAGCCTTCGGCAAGGAACACCTTGACTATGTGCTGTCGGTCAAAACAGCTGCATCTATGGATGAGGCACTGAAGCATATTGCAAAGTACAGTACCAGGCACAGTGAGGGCATCATTACTACAAGTGAGGCAAACAAGCAGCGCTTCTTCAGGGAGGTTGATGCTGCCGCAGTTTATGCCAACACATCTACTGCCTTTACAGATGGAGCACAGTTTGGCATGGGAGCGGAGATAGGCATCAGTACCCAGAAGTTACATGCGCGTGGTCCGATGGCTCTGCCTGAGCTTACCAGCTACAAATGGCTGGTTGAAAGTGAAGGCCTGACCCGCCCTTAA
- a CDS encoding N-acetylornithine carbamoyltransferase produces the protein MRRFLTPEDLGDLRKALDEARYVKANPFADQDLGRNKTLLLIFFNSSLRTRLSSQRAATNMGMNVIVLDINKDGWKLESEYGVVMDGDKPEHIREAVPVMGQYADIIGVRSFADFVDRDKDYKEHILNQFIELSGRPVISLESATRHPLQAFADLITVEEYKTKPRPKVVMTWAPHPRALPQAVPNSFVEWMKKADVELVMTCPKGYELAPEFMEGLTYEPDQDKALAGADFVYAKNWSSYHEYGQILSKDRSWTVDENKMALTNNAKFMHCLPVRRNMIVSDEVIEGPNSIVIPEAANRVVSMQVVLKRMLQSMK, from the coding sequence ATGAGAAGATTTTTGACACCTGAAGATCTTGGTGATCTGCGCAAGGCCCTTGATGAGGCCCGTTATGTTAAGGCGAATCCCTTTGCCGATCAGGATCTTGGACGTAACAAGACCCTGCTTCTGATATTTTTCAACTCAAGCCTTCGTACACGTCTAAGCTCACAACGTGCAGCTACTAATATGGGTATGAACGTTATAGTGCTTGATATCAACAAGGACGGCTGGAAGCTTGAGAGCGAGTACGGGGTAGTGATGGATGGTGACAAACCTGAGCATATCCGTGAAGCTGTGCCGGTTATGGGGCAGTATGCCGATATCATTGGAGTAAGGTCTTTTGCTGACTTTGTTGACAGGGACAAGGATTATAAAGAGCATATACTCAACCAGTTTATCGAGCTAAGTGGTCGTCCGGTGATCAGCCTCGAGTCGGCTACACGTCACCCGCTGCAGGCCTTTGCTGACCTGATAACTGTCGAGGAGTACAAGACCAAACCGCGACCAAAGGTGGTTATGACCTGGGCTCCGCATCCCAGAGCTCTGCCCCAGGCAGTGCCCAACTCCTTTGTGGAATGGATGAAGAAGGCTGATGTGGAACTGGTGATGACTTGTCCAAAAGGCTATGAACTGGCTCCCGAGTTTATGGAGGGGCTGACATACGAACCCGATCAGGACAAAGCCCTTGCAGGAGCGGATTTCGTCTATGCAAAGAACTGGTCAAGCTATCACGAATACGGTCAGATCCTGAGCAAGGACCGCTCATGGACTGTTGACGAGAATAAGATGGCCCTTACCAACAATGCTAAGTTTATGCATTGTCTGCCTGTAAGACGTAACATGATAGTTAGTGATGAGGTGATAGAAGGACCCAACTCGATAGTAATCCCTGAAGCAGCCAACCGTGTGGTATCCATGCAGGTGGTGCTTAAGAGGATGCTTCAAAGTATGAAGTAA
- the argB gene encoding acetylglutamate kinase, whose translation MEELSIIKVGGKVVEEAESLKKLLDDFSGVAGKKILVHGGGRSATALAAKLGIETKMVDGRRITDAPMLEVVTMVYGGLVNKNIVAGLQARKVNAIGLTGADMNVVVSDKRAKGNIDYGFVGDIRAVDANALDSLLSAGTIPVIAPLSHDGKGSMLNINADTMASTVAVALASKYKVNLVFCFELLGVMKDVNDPSSVINEITPSEYEKLKQDGVIEGGMIPKLDNSFEALRKGVSLVRITSANDFSRGDCGTALRL comes from the coding sequence ATGGAAGAACTAAGCATTATAAAAGTAGGTGGGAAGGTCGTTGAGGAAGCCGAAAGCCTGAAGAAACTACTTGATGATTTTAGTGGGGTAGCAGGCAAGAAGATCCTGGTTCACGGTGGCGGTCGCTCTGCCACCGCACTTGCTGCAAAGCTGGGCATAGAGACCAAGATGGTTGACGGCCGTCGTATTACTGATGCCCCGATGCTGGAGGTTGTCACAATGGTGTATGGTGGACTTGTAAACAAGAACATCGTTGCCGGTCTGCAGGCAAGGAAGGTAAATGCCATTGGTCTTACCGGAGCCGATATGAATGTGGTTGTATCTGACAAACGCGCCAAAGGCAATATAGACTACGGCTTTGTAGGAGATATCCGAGCCGTTGATGCAAACGCACTTGACAGCCTGCTAAGTGCAGGAACCATACCGGTGATAGCACCTCTGAGCCACGATGGTAAGGGCTCTATGCTCAACATAAACGCCGACACCATGGCTTCTACAGTTGCAGTAGCGCTGGCATCCAAATACAAGGTAAACCTGGTCTTTTGCTTTGAACTGCTGGGTGTGATGAAAGATGTCAACGATCCATCCTCAGTGATCAATGAGATAACACCTTCAGAATATGAAAAGCTGAAACAGGATGGAGTAATCGAAGGTGGAATGATACCCAAGCTGGACAACAGTTTTGAAGCCCTGCGCAAAGGAGTATCACTTGTAAGGATTACCTCTGCAAACGACTTTAGCAGGGGAGATTGCGGAACCGCATTGAGACTTTAA